A DNA window from Paenibacillus andongensis contains the following coding sequences:
- a CDS encoding WXG100 family type VII secretion target, which translates to MASIKVNSTVMRDKAESLKGIAKSIQTFTEEMTNEINRLRSSWEGDVAETTVKKFNDLKDDFDNRFNTINEYANFLVKAAEEWDKVNQENLQAAESQRSDT; encoded by the coding sequence ATGGCATCGATTAAAGTGAATTCAACGGTAATGCGAGACAAAGCGGAATCTCTGAAAGGGATCGCGAAGTCGATCCAGACGTTCACGGAAGAAATGACGAACGAAATCAACCGTCTAAGATCCTCTTGGGAAGGCGACGTTGCCGAAACAACGGTTAAGAAATTTAACGACCTTAAGGATGATTTTGACAACCGTTTCAATACCATCAACGAATACGCCAATTTCTTAGTGAAAGCAGCTGAGGAATGGGATAAGGTGAACCAAGAAAATCTCCAAGCTGCAGAAAGCCAACGCAGCGACACCTAA
- a CDS encoding DUF4176 domain-containing protein has translation MKDLLPIGSIVLLKDSTRRVMITGRVQKEVGQDAKTWDYCSCLYPEGNINPEQSFLFDHEQIERVYFIGFQDEEEFAFMDYLKQLYDKQ, from the coding sequence ATGAAAGATTTATTGCCTATTGGTTCAATTGTCTTATTAAAGGATAGTACGAGAAGAGTAATGATTACTGGTCGAGTACAAAAGGAAGTTGGGCAGGATGCTAAAACATGGGATTATTGCTCATGCCTTTATCCGGAAGGAAATATTAATCCTGAGCAATCTTTTTTATTTGATCATGAGCAGATCGAAAGAGTATATTTTATAGGTTTTCAAGACGAAGAGGAATTTGCATTTATGGACTACCTAAAGCAATTATATGACAAACAATAG
- a CDS encoding serine/threonine-protein kinase, producing MENPKDLTGQMILGYHVEEQIGSGGFGTVYKVSKTNVSGEFIYAMKHITIPTEMQYNDVLSSMGGDYSKADNYFTSVLTDIIHEINILSSLSEKNSNHVVIYYDNEIVKQESPLRYDIYIRMEYLTPLTAYARTHEMKVMDILDLGIDILSALDLCHSNHIIHRDIKDDNIFVNKDGKCKLGDFGIAKVLKDTSRAASVKGTPAFIAPEVYSGQEEYSHIVDLYSLGIVLYKLLNYSRLPFLPDYPATYEMDDVDRAIGRRLLGEIPDRPANARNELGDTLVKAISSKENRFKNAKEFSDALVEIKHRLPREELERVINKHIVVATANHQTKRPNSMGFRDASSKDYDQTIGANVLGNASGKQILGDKYTNTIDHINNKDLFKSVGATPIYSTQNVAAGAESQARENLFTMPDDPLSRPTEKIYREYTAPIEKKDFIWAIYLAPVIIGLIGIILFFAVVPQAIGKLIPLNDLLAGNFDKMLSVNNLSSLLSKKMLVFRALFYLIFVAFVTSLFFVGKQLQKKKEPNALGAILRGKEPYFKMLVISGSMNEARRTMRNNADVNKMQERIKRLEEQLKSETDFGCGNDQITDCENDIAEKIRFLTEIISSLSNDEQLTRKLHIAEKTALSLVSLLRIRREMTITKNQHVSTNKVGLFAILLIIIVFVIMFMIPINKSKADLSVSNDSSSNLATNSPTTRSSSSDLSKVNQDLSQSVSGSNLNEEQKKKIPDVVSGTTVQTNAPVSTTWISDLNSDLLVINIDIKAADLANTCITFNKKWGSTVKKASSDAFFSKSNDYENIRDIEITLGSMKFWSEAILDSKGSDSLELDSLKSSLNKLKRITDQKS from the coding sequence ATGGAGAATCCGAAGGATCTGACAGGACAAATGATTTTGGGTTATCATGTTGAAGAGCAAATTGGCTCCGGTGGCTTCGGCACCGTTTATAAAGTGTCAAAGACCAATGTGAGTGGTGAGTTTATTTATGCAATGAAGCATATTACGATTCCGACAGAAATGCAGTACAACGATGTACTGAGTTCTATGGGGGGGGATTATTCCAAGGCGGATAACTATTTTACATCGGTGCTTACCGACATCATTCACGAAATTAATATTTTAAGTTCATTGTCAGAGAAAAATAGTAATCACGTCGTTATCTACTATGATAATGAAATTGTTAAACAGGAAAGCCCCTTGAGATATGATATTTATATACGAATGGAGTATTTGACTCCGCTGACAGCCTATGCAAGAACCCATGAGATGAAAGTTATGGATATTCTAGATTTGGGAATTGATATTCTTTCGGCTCTAGATCTCTGCCATTCCAATCATATTATTCATAGAGATATTAAGGATGATAATATATTTGTAAATAAAGATGGAAAATGTAAACTTGGTGATTTCGGAATCGCCAAAGTTTTGAAGGATACATCAAGAGCTGCTTCAGTGAAAGGAACCCCTGCCTTTATCGCGCCTGAAGTTTACTCCGGCCAAGAAGAGTACAGTCATATTGTTGATTTGTATTCACTTGGCATTGTTTTGTATAAATTATTGAATTATTCTAGACTACCATTTCTGCCTGATTATCCAGCGACTTATGAAATGGATGACGTTGATCGCGCGATCGGAAGACGCTTATTAGGTGAAATTCCGGATCGCCCGGCAAACGCGCGAAATGAACTGGGTGACACTCTTGTTAAAGCTATTTCTTCGAAGGAAAATAGGTTTAAGAATGCGAAGGAATTCTCAGATGCACTAGTAGAAATTAAGCATCGTTTGCCAAGGGAAGAGCTTGAACGAGTTATCAATAAGCATATTGTTGTAGCCACAGCTAACCACCAAACGAAACGTCCCAATAGCATGGGTTTTCGAGATGCGAGTTCCAAAGATTATGATCAAACAATCGGTGCCAATGTGTTGGGAAATGCATCAGGGAAACAAATTTTAGGCGATAAATATACAAATACTATTGATCATATTAATAACAAGGATCTGTTCAAGTCCGTAGGCGCCACTCCAATTTATTCAACACAAAATGTGGCAGCTGGAGCTGAGTCTCAAGCTCGAGAGAACCTATTTACGATGCCTGATGATCCTTTGTCGAGACCAACGGAAAAAATATATCGTGAATATACTGCACCAATTGAAAAGAAGGATTTCATATGGGCGATTTATTTGGCCCCCGTTATCATTGGCCTTATTGGCATTATCCTGTTTTTTGCTGTTGTTCCTCAGGCGATCGGAAAGCTGATCCCGCTGAACGATTTGCTCGCAGGTAATTTTGATAAAATGTTGAGTGTCAATAACCTAAGTTCGCTGTTGAGTAAGAAAATGTTAGTTTTTAGAGCCCTATTTTATCTGATATTTGTGGCTTTTGTTACTTCTTTGTTTTTTGTAGGGAAACAATTACAAAAGAAAAAGGAGCCGAATGCTCTAGGTGCTATTCTTCGTGGCAAAGAACCTTACTTTAAAATGCTAGTGATCAGCGGATCTATGAATGAAGCCAGAAGAACAATGAGAAATAATGCTGATGTGAATAAGATGCAAGAGAGAATCAAAAGGCTTGAGGAACAACTGAAAAGCGAGACGGACTTCGGATGCGGCAATGATCAGATTACCGACTGCGAGAATGATATCGCCGAAAAAATTCGATTTCTAACCGAGATCATTAGTAGTCTCTCTAATGATGAGCAATTAACAAGGAAGTTACATATTGCCGAAAAAACTGCTTTGAGTTTGGTAAGTTTACTTAGAATTAGGCGTGAAATGACAATAACTAAAAATCAACATGTAAGTACAAATAAAGTCGGTTTATTTGCGATCCTTTTAATCATCATTGTTTTTGTAATCATGTTCATGATCCCAATTAACAAGTCTAAAGCCGATTTGAGTGTTTCGAATGATTCGAGTAGTAATTTGGCAACGAATAGTCCAACAACTAGAAGCAGTTCGTCAGATTTATCAAAAGTGAATCAAGATTTGTCCCAATCTGTTTCAGGAAGTAATTTAAATGAAGAACAGAAGAAAAAGATACCAGATGTCGTCAGTGGTACTACAGTGCAAACAAATGCACCTGTTTCAACGACGTGGATATCTGATTTGAATTCTGATTTGTTGGTTATTAATATCGATATTAAAGCAGCAGATTTAGCAAATACTTGTATTACCTTCAATAAAAAATGGGGAAGTACAGTAAAAAAAGCATCAAGTGATGCGTTTTTTAGCAAATCAAATGATTATGAGAATATAAGAGATATTGAGATTACACTTGGCTCCATGAAATTTTGGAGTGAGGCAATTTTGGACAGTAAAGGATCTGATTCATTAGAGCTGGATTCTTTGAAAAGCTCACTGAATAAGCTTAAACGCATTACAGATCAAAAAAGCTAG
- a CDS encoding PD-(D/E)XK nuclease family protein, whose amino-acid sequence MAEAENRHFDIIAWLLDSKGTHYSGDYFLKRFLKLVSSKSDHQNAATPIKIDVWNYGEL is encoded by the coding sequence ATAGCAGAAGCGGAAAATAGACATTTCGACATTATTGCTTGGCTTCTTGATTCCAAAGGAACACACTATAGTGGTGACTATTTTCTTAAAAGATTTTTAAAGCTAGTTTCTTCCAAATCAGATCATCAAAACGCAGCTACTCCGATTAAGATTGATGTTTGGAATTATGGAGAACTGTAA
- a CDS encoding PP2C family protein-serine/threonine phosphatase: MLNNGSYISEEQQKTIIINGNSLNPESFVSAQYSANNAAKGIFAVSDGMGGHNAGEVASLLAVAYLNNARNYILNTEQIEASVERYQQYVNQVNREICNKAHRNSGLDGMGATLSSLILKNDSVVAVNIGDSRVYKYDGENLLQMTKDHTEGQRLLDLKLLTVKEVESFKSRKALSRYLGMNDDFAILKGEATDIFPIHQREWFLLCSDGLSDVVFDSMIEMILGQFYKFGNIKEAVQTLVKAALDGVNGRHGGSDNITAMIVEISPSSESCRGK; encoded by the coding sequence TTGCTGAACAATGGATCTTATATCTCCGAAGAACAGCAAAAAACCATTATCATTAATGGTAACTCTTTGAATCCTGAGTCATTTGTTTCTGCGCAATATTCGGCAAATAACGCTGCGAAGGGTATTTTTGCTGTTAGTGATGGTATGGGGGGACACAATGCGGGCGAGGTTGCTAGCCTGCTTGCTGTAGCTTACTTAAATAATGCCAGAAATTATATATTAAATACGGAGCAAATTGAGGCTTCAGTTGAACGTTATCAACAATATGTGAACCAAGTGAATCGAGAAATATGTAACAAGGCTCACCGAAATTCCGGTTTAGATGGCATGGGAGCAACCTTATCTTCTTTGATATTAAAAAATGATAGTGTGGTCGCTGTGAATATTGGCGATAGCCGTGTATACAAGTACGACGGAGAGAATCTTCTGCAAATGACCAAAGATCATACAGAGGGCCAAAGACTATTGGATTTGAAACTATTAACGGTTAAAGAAGTGGAGAGCTTTAAGTCTAGGAAAGCATTAAGTCGTTATCTCGGAATGAATGACGATTTCGCTATATTAAAGGGAGAAGCAACAGATATTTTCCCGATCCATCAAAGAGAGTGGTTTTTACTTTGCAGCGACGGTTTGAGCGATGTAGTATTTGATTCGATGATTGAAATGATACTAGGTCAATTCTATAAATTCGGGAATATCAAAGAAGCTGTACAGACCTTAGTAAAAGCAGCGCTTGATGGCGTGAACGGCAGACATGGAGGAAGCGATAATATAACAGCAATGATAGTTGAAATATCACCATCATCCGAATCATGCAGGGGGAAGTGA